From Salinirubellus salinus, the proteins below share one genomic window:
- a CDS encoding universal stress protein, which produces MFETILVAVDGSERAERAADLAVGLGAEHGATVHGVYVVDTGLLGEPALSSAELSVDAVEDFGHEVLDDVASTAAERDVEFVTRVCHGIPKEEILDYAEEIDADLVVVGAFGNNPGHRTGSVAEHVVKNAPRRVLKV; this is translated from the coding sequence GTGTTCGAAACGATACTGGTCGCGGTAGACGGTAGCGAACGGGCAGAACGAGCCGCGGACCTGGCGGTCGGACTCGGCGCGGAACACGGCGCGACGGTCCACGGCGTCTACGTGGTCGACACGGGCCTGCTCGGTGAGCCGGCGCTCTCCTCGGCGGAGCTCTCGGTCGACGCCGTCGAGGACTTCGGGCACGAGGTCCTCGATGACGTGGCGTCGACCGCCGCCGAGCGGGACGTGGAGTTCGTCACCCGCGTCTGCCACGGCATCCCGAAAGAGGAGATACTGGACTACGCCGAGGAGATCGACGCCGATCTCGTCGTGGTCGGCGCGTTCGGCAACAACCCCGGTCACCGGACCGGGAGCGTCGCCGAGCACGTGGTGAAGAACGCGCCCCGGCGCGTGCTGAAGGTCTGA
- a CDS encoding RNA ligase partner protein, whose product MPEHPLKQRFVLDTSLFLTDEIREDGESLADALERFLDLLAEAKLELNISCYIPPSVYEELTGMLADRSVPEATVSKLNTWLIKKHPDRYGVTVPADVVYEYIDEMTGRVNRGLRVSERAVRRAEDSMADAAEGDESPISAVDRVVSELRDEYRDALRGGILDSREDFDLLVLARELEAGVVTEDQGIVDWAEAFGLRYIRGRDFPTLLDEYLSASVDRRYPE is encoded by the coding sequence ATGCCGGAACACCCGCTGAAACAGCGGTTCGTCCTCGACACCTCCCTGTTCCTCACCGACGAGATACGCGAGGACGGAGAGTCGCTGGCCGACGCCCTGGAGCGGTTCCTCGATCTGCTCGCCGAGGCGAAGCTCGAACTCAACATCTCCTGTTACATCCCGCCCTCGGTGTACGAGGAACTGACCGGGATGCTCGCCGACCGGTCGGTGCCAGAGGCCACCGTCTCGAAGTTGAACACCTGGCTCATCAAGAAGCACCCCGACCGCTACGGCGTGACCGTCCCCGCCGACGTGGTCTACGAGTACATCGACGAGATGACCGGTCGTGTCAACCGGGGCCTCCGCGTCTCCGAGCGCGCGGTCCGTCGGGCGGAGGACTCGATGGCCGACGCCGCCGAGGGAGACGAGAGTCCCATCTCCGCCGTCGACCGGGTGGTCTCCGAGCTGCGCGACGAGTACCGGGACGCGCTCCGCGGGGGCATCCTCGACTCGCGCGAGGACTTCGACCTGCTGGTGCTGGCCCGCGAACTGGAGGCTGGCGTCGTCACGGAGGACCAGGGCATCGTCGACTGGGCCGAGGCGTTCGGCCTGCGGTACATCCGCGGCCGTGACTTTCCGACGCTACTGGACGAGTACCTGAGTGCGAGCGTCGACCGGCGGTATCCGGAGTGA
- a CDS encoding AMP phosphorylase: MELHAEAIDLVTRSPTVVLNAADARELGVNPLDRVQVRWNGRSVVCIVEVTEELVPPGELGATERVGHLDGMVEVTLAPRPRSVQYVRKKLDGIELEPTEVRRIAEDITEDRLSDIELSAYVTAVYTRGFSSAETLALTEAMTGAGDRLSWDTDVVADKHSIGGVAGNRVTPVLVPIVVAAGVTVPKTSSRAITSPAGTADTMEVFCNVSFDADGIRRIVDEAGGCLVWGGGVDLSPADDRIIRAEYPLSLDPQGQLVASVLSKKRSAGSTHVVLDVPYGEDAKTGSLEEARELAEEFKKVADHLGLHLTCAITRGNAPIGRGIGPVLEARDVLAVLSGDGPEDLRQKSVRLAGLLLDACGVNADADELLESGAAERAFRDIVAAQGGDRDVSLADLTPGEHTHTLEARRPGVVSHVDNGLVSEVARRAGAPRDAGAGLELQRRLGEEVAEGDALLTVYAEHEEKLEEARGLLVGSEPIRVRPPGESVVEHL; this comes from the coding sequence ATGGAACTCCACGCGGAGGCGATCGACCTCGTGACGCGGTCACCGACGGTCGTGTTGAACGCGGCCGACGCGCGGGAACTCGGCGTCAACCCGCTGGACCGCGTCCAGGTCCGCTGGAACGGCCGGTCGGTGGTCTGCATCGTCGAGGTGACAGAGGAACTGGTACCACCGGGCGAACTCGGCGCCACCGAGCGGGTCGGGCACCTCGACGGGATGGTGGAGGTGACGCTCGCGCCGCGGCCCCGGTCGGTCCAGTACGTCCGCAAGAAACTCGACGGCATCGAACTCGAACCCACCGAGGTCCGACGGATCGCCGAGGACATCACGGAGGACCGGCTCTCGGACATCGAACTCTCGGCGTACGTCACCGCCGTCTACACCCGCGGGTTCTCCTCGGCGGAGACGCTCGCGCTGACCGAGGCAATGACCGGGGCGGGCGACCGCCTCTCGTGGGACACGGACGTGGTGGCGGACAAGCACTCCATCGGCGGCGTGGCGGGCAACCGCGTCACGCCCGTCCTCGTCCCCATCGTCGTCGCCGCGGGCGTGACGGTGCCCAAGACGTCCTCGCGGGCCATCACCTCGCCCGCCGGCACCGCGGACACGATGGAGGTGTTCTGTAACGTGTCGTTCGACGCCGACGGCATCCGGCGCATCGTCGACGAGGCGGGTGGCTGTCTCGTCTGGGGTGGCGGGGTCGACCTCTCGCCGGCCGACGACCGCATCATCCGGGCGGAGTACCCCCTCTCACTCGACCCGCAGGGCCAGCTCGTCGCGAGCGTCCTCTCGAAGAAGCGCTCGGCCGGGTCGACCCACGTCGTCCTCGACGTGCCGTACGGCGAGGACGCGAAGACCGGGTCACTGGAGGAGGCGCGGGAACTCGCCGAGGAGTTCAAGAAGGTGGCCGACCACCTCGGGCTCCACCTCACCTGCGCCATCACGCGGGGGAACGCGCCCATCGGCCGCGGCATCGGGCCGGTGCTGGAGGCGCGCGACGTCCTCGCGGTGCTGTCGGGCGACGGCCCGGAGGACCTGCGACAGAAGAGCGTGCGGCTCGCGGGGCTGTTGCTGGACGCCTGCGGCGTCAACGCGGACGCGGACGAACTGCTCGAGTCGGGGGCCGCAGAGCGGGCGTTCCGCGACATCGTCGCGGCCCAGGGGGGCGACCGGGACGTGTCGCTGGCTGACCTGACGCCGGGCGAGCACACTCACACCCTCGAGGCGCGCCGGCCGGGCGTCGTCAGCCACGTCGACAACGGCCTCGTCTCGGAGGTGGCCCGCCGGGCGGGTGCGCCCCGCGACGCCGGCGCGGGCCTCGAACTCCAGCGGCGGCTCGGGGAGGAGGTGGCCGAGGGCGACGCGCTGCTCACCGTCTACGCCGAACACGAGGAGAAACTGGAGGAGGCACGCGGCCTGCTCGTCGGGAGCGAACCCATCCGGGTCCGACCGCCGGGGGAGTCGGTGGTCGAGCACCTGTAG
- a CDS encoding cation-translocating P-type ATPase produces the protein MSDAAATTTDDQPTDAGTSTGTDWHALSVEETFDRLDSGADGLSAAEAATRRERYGPNELPAADGRSALSVLADQFRSVLVLVLVVAAALSAATGHVIDAVLIAGILVANGLFGFVQDYRAERALEALREMAALEATVSRPDGTERVDARELVPGDVVVLESGDSVPADARLVTAESLSAEEASLTGESVPVEKSTDPLDPETPLADRTDLVFRGTSVARGRARAVIVATGSDTELGGIATALRESSDEETPLQADLDQLGRRLAVGVFVVAAVVLPLLVLGGTDTVQAALTAVSLAVAAVPEGLPAVVTLTLALGVRRMAAENALVRRLPAVEALGAVDVVCTDKTGTITEGEMRVTEAWVPDETFELDDVAEDERLRGLLEAGALCNDATVEDGDPTERALVLAAEDVGMDVAALRERRPRTDERPFDADRRRMATVHGEDVYVKGGPGAVLDRATAYRGSDGDEPLDDATRDRVLEQVEAFSDRALRVLAVAEGSDPANPESSLTLLGLVGMLDPPREEVAEAIEDTKHAGVAVKMITGDHPGTAAAIAEQVGIGGEVLTGSEVDGMDDATLAERVESVDVFARVTPSGKVRLLEALQENGHAVAMTGDGVNDAPALRRADVGIGMGIRGTDVAREASDVVLLDDNYATIRNAVRRGRTIFDNVWKFVAYLLSANLAEVLLVLLASLAGYLILPAVQLLWINLLTDGLPALAIGADPASEDVMERPPRDTEKGVIDGGLLRVGGGVALTTTVVLLGLTFLTLDGAPTATEYAVTMVFTAFVVFEFTKLYVVRWARGTLPGTNRWLEVAVVVSFLLHLTVLYTPLSGPFGTVPLSLADWGLIGGALVLAVPGFVASAVLSRRWARDTGTAAQ, from the coding sequence GTGAGCGACGCGGCGGCCACGACGACCGACGACCAGCCCACCGACGCCGGCACCAGCACCGGCACGGACTGGCACGCCCTCTCGGTCGAGGAGACGTTCGACCGACTCGACAGCGGCGCGGACGGCCTCTCGGCCGCGGAGGCGGCGACGCGTCGCGAGCGGTACGGCCCGAACGAACTCCCGGCGGCCGACGGCCGGAGCGCCCTCTCGGTGCTGGCAGACCAGTTCCGCTCCGTCCTCGTGCTCGTCCTCGTCGTCGCGGCGGCGCTCTCGGCCGCGACGGGCCACGTCATCGACGCCGTCCTCATCGCCGGCATCCTCGTCGCCAACGGCCTGTTCGGTTTCGTCCAGGACTACCGGGCCGAGCGGGCGCTGGAGGCGCTGCGGGAGATGGCCGCGCTGGAGGCCACGGTCAGTCGCCCCGACGGGACCGAACGGGTCGACGCCCGCGAACTCGTCCCCGGCGACGTGGTCGTCCTCGAGTCTGGCGACAGCGTCCCCGCGGACGCCCGCCTCGTGACCGCGGAGTCGCTCTCGGCGGAGGAGGCGTCGCTGACCGGCGAGTCCGTCCCCGTCGAGAAGTCGACCGACCCACTCGACCCGGAGACGCCGCTGGCCGACCGGACCGACCTCGTCTTCCGGGGGACGAGCGTCGCCCGGGGGCGGGCCCGCGCCGTGATAGTCGCCACCGGGAGCGACACCGAACTCGGCGGTATCGCCACCGCGCTGCGCGAGTCGTCCGACGAGGAGACGCCGCTGCAGGCCGACCTCGACCAGCTCGGGCGGCGGCTCGCCGTCGGCGTGTTCGTCGTCGCGGCGGTCGTGCTCCCCCTGCTCGTCCTCGGCGGGACCGACACGGTGCAGGCGGCACTCACGGCCGTCTCGCTGGCCGTGGCGGCCGTCCCGGAGGGGTTACCGGCAGTGGTGACGCTCACCCTCGCGCTCGGCGTCCGCCGGATGGCCGCGGAGAACGCCCTCGTCCGTCGACTCCCCGCGGTCGAGGCGCTCGGTGCCGTCGACGTGGTCTGTACCGACAAGACGGGCACCATCACCGAGGGGGAGATGCGGGTGACCGAGGCGTGGGTGCCCGACGAGACGTTCGAACTCGACGACGTGGCCGAGGACGAGCGCCTCCGGGGCCTCCTCGAGGCCGGCGCGCTCTGCAACGACGCGACCGTGGAGGACGGGGACCCGACCGAGCGCGCCCTCGTCCTCGCCGCCGAGGACGTTGGGATGGACGTGGCGGCGCTTCGCGAGCGCCGACCCCGGACCGACGAGCGGCCATTCGACGCCGACCGGCGGCGGATGGCGACGGTCCACGGCGAGGACGTCTACGTCAAGGGGGGGCCGGGGGCGGTGCTCGACCGTGCCACCGCCTACCGCGGGTCGGACGGCGACGAACCGCTCGACGACGCGACCCGTGACCGGGTCCTCGAACAGGTCGAGGCGTTCTCCGACCGGGCGCTCCGGGTGCTGGCCGTCGCCGAGGGGTCGGACCCGGCGAACCCGGAGTCCTCGCTGACACTGCTGGGACTGGTGGGGATGCTCGACCCGCCGCGCGAGGAGGTGGCCGAGGCCATCGAGGACACCAAGCACGCGGGCGTGGCGGTGAAGATGATAACCGGTGACCACCCCGGTACGGCGGCGGCCATCGCCGAACAGGTCGGTATCGGCGGCGAGGTGCTGACCGGCAGCGAGGTCGACGGGATGGACGACGCCACGCTCGCCGAGCGCGTCGAGTCCGTCGACGTGTTCGCCCGCGTCACGCCCAGCGGGAAGGTGCGATTGCTCGAGGCGCTGCAGGAGAACGGCCACGCGGTGGCGATGACCGGCGACGGCGTGAACGACGCGCCCGCGCTCCGCCGGGCCGACGTGGGCATCGGGATGGGTATCCGCGGGACCGACGTGGCCAGAGAGGCCAGCGACGTGGTGTTGCTGGACGACAACTACGCCACCATCCGCAACGCGGTCCGACGGGGACGGACCATCTTCGACAACGTCTGGAAGTTCGTCGCCTACCTGCTCTCGGCGAACCTCGCGGAGGTCCTCCTCGTCCTGCTGGCGTCGCTCGCGGGCTACCTCATCTTGCCGGCGGTCCAGTTGCTCTGGATCAACCTCCTGACAGACGGCCTCCCGGCGCTCGCCATCGGCGCGGACCCCGCCAGCGAGGACGTGATGGAGCGGCCGCCGCGGGACACGGAGAAGGGGGTCATCGACGGCGGCCTCCTCCGGGTGGGCGGGGGTGTGGCGCTCACCACCACCGTCGTCCTCCTCGGCCTGACGTTCCTGACGCTGGACGGGGCGCCCACCGCCACCGAGTACGCCGTGACGATGGTGTTCACCGCGTTCGTCGTCTTCGAGTTCACGAAACTCTACGTCGTCCGGTGGGCGCGCGGGACTCTGCCAGGGACGAACCGGTGGCTCGAGGTGGCCGTCGTCGTCTCGTTCCTCCTGCACCTGACGGTGCTCTACACGCCGCTCTCGGGGCCGTTCGGGACGGTGCCGCTCTCGCTGGCCGACTGGGGGCTCATCGGCGGGGCGCTGGTGCTCGCCGTCCCCGGCTTCGTCGCCTCGGCCGTGCTGTCCCGGCGGTGGGCACGGGACACCGGGACGGCGGCACAATAG
- a CDS encoding rubrerythrin-like domain-containing protein, producing MRGIDPYTPELSTYECHDCGHRVTVSGHRGECPECTGEVRNIAVPRE from the coding sequence ATGCGCGGAATCGACCCCTACACCCCCGAACTGTCCACGTACGAGTGTCACGACTGTGGCCACCGGGTCACCGTCTCGGGTCACCGCGGGGAGTGTCCCGAGTGTACCGGCGAGGTCCGCAACATCGCCGTCCCGAGAGAGTAG
- a CDS encoding class I SAM-dependent methyltransferase, with protein sequence MGFHTFDAGHAERLEDEGRYRYVSVDELLALFDPSEDDVVADFGSGTGFYTDDVAPYVDTVHAVDVQEEMHAFYREKGAPDNVAFVTAEVADLPFDDDALDGAFTTMTFHEFATEESMAEVARVLAPGARFGVADWSANGRGEAGPPRDERYALADAEAMAEAAGLVVEHGSERRETFVASLRAE encoded by the coding sequence ATGGGTTTCCACACGTTCGACGCGGGCCACGCGGAGCGACTCGAGGACGAGGGGCGCTACCGGTACGTCTCGGTGGACGAGCTGCTCGCACTGTTCGACCCGAGCGAGGACGACGTCGTCGCCGACTTCGGGAGCGGGACGGGGTTCTACACAGACGACGTGGCGCCGTACGTCGACACCGTCCACGCCGTCGACGTCCAGGAGGAGATGCACGCGTTCTACCGGGAGAAAGGCGCGCCCGACAACGTCGCGTTCGTCACCGCCGAGGTGGCCGACCTGCCGTTCGACGACGACGCCCTCGACGGCGCGTTCACCACGATGACGTTCCACGAGTTCGCCACCGAGGAGTCGATGGCAGAGGTGGCTCGTGTCCTCGCGCCGGGCGCCCGCTTCGGCGTCGCCGACTGGTCCGCGAACGGCCGGGGGGAGGCCGGCCCGCCCCGTGACGAGCGGTACGCCCTCGCCGACGCGGAGGCGATGGCCGAGGCCGCCGGCCTCGTCGTCGAGCACGGCTCCGAGCGCCGGGAGACGTTCGTCGCCAGCCTCCGCGCCGAGTGA
- a CDS encoding YbhB/YbcL family Raf kinase inhibitor-like protein: protein MVRRRSLLAALGTGGSLGLAGCADAGGPTTPDLLEFSLPTAAETVPTRYTCEADDGVGVSPPIEITSVPPPTEALALVFEYPNSVGGTFTHWVAWNLPADTDRVPEAVPTDSSPPELDGGVQGQNGTGRVGYVGPCPPPSEEPQRYWLTLYALRRELDVPAGSERDPVDDALETATLASKRLTTYFRRPLGSDDAGGTATRTPLE from the coding sequence ATGGTACGTCGACGGTCCCTGCTCGCGGCACTCGGCACCGGCGGCTCACTCGGTCTCGCCGGGTGTGCCGACGCCGGCGGGCCGACCACCCCGGACCTGCTCGAGTTCTCCCTCCCGACGGCCGCCGAGACGGTCCCGACCCGCTACACCTGCGAGGCCGACGACGGCGTCGGCGTCTCGCCGCCGATCGAGATCACCAGCGTCCCGCCGCCGACGGAGGCGCTGGCGCTCGTCTTCGAGTACCCGAACAGCGTCGGTGGCACGTTCACCCACTGGGTGGCGTGGAACCTCCCGGCGGACACCGACCGCGTCCCGGAGGCGGTGCCGACCGACTCGTCGCCGCCCGAACTCGACGGTGGCGTCCAGGGCCAGAACGGTACCGGCAGGGTCGGGTACGTCGGTCCCTGTCCCCCGCCGTCCGAGGAGCCACAGCGCTACTGGCTCACGCTGTACGCCCTGCGTCGGGAACTCGACGTGCCCGCCGGGAGCGAGCGTGACCCGGTCGACGACGCGCTCGAGACGGCCACGCTCGCGTCGAAGCGGCTGACGACCTACTTCCGGCGACCGCTGGGGAGCGACGACGCCGGGGGGACGGCCACCCGGACGCCGCTCGAGTAG
- a CDS encoding HEWD family protein, giving the protein MTVEIVPPTERACTRCGRRDVWDAETENWVIETVDGERRVGRPHCVHEWDINGSYNPVRRTA; this is encoded by the coding sequence ATGACCGTCGAGATCGTGCCGCCCACCGAGCGGGCGTGCACCCGCTGTGGCCGCCGGGACGTCTGGGACGCGGAGACGGAGAACTGGGTCATCGAGACCGTCGACGGGGAGCGTCGAGTCGGCCGGCCCCACTGCGTCCACGAGTGGGACATCAACGGCTCGTACAACCCCGTCCGCCGCACCGCGTAG
- the cutA gene encoding divalent-cation tolerance protein CutA: MPTAYVTAPPEAAADIARTLVEERLAACVNRVDCDSTYRWEGEVHEEREVVLLCKTTDAGYDALAERVVDLHPYDVPCVERFEEDDVFAPFAAWRADVVGPE, from the coding sequence ATGCCGACCGCGTACGTCACCGCCCCGCCCGAGGCGGCCGCGGACATCGCGCGGACGCTCGTCGAGGAGCGTCTCGCGGCCTGCGTGAACCGGGTCGACTGCGACTCGACCTACCGCTGGGAGGGCGAGGTACACGAGGAGCGCGAGGTGGTGTTGCTCTGCAAGACGACCGACGCGGGGTACGACGCGCTGGCCGAGCGGGTCGTCGACCTCCACCCGTACGACGTGCCCTGCGTCGAACGCTTCGAGGAGGACGACGTGTTCGCGCCGTTCGCCGCGTGGCGGGCGGACGTGGTCGGCCCCGAGTGA
- a CDS encoding PadR family transcriptional regulator → MAFAPGIDREDKESSVTVEMLYRELSSGGGSGDIESPTDLLGDVSDALFPGEAVELDESVVKGNLDAVLLALVATQDHNTHGKGLMETLATAFGAEFSPGTVYPSLHDLEEDGCLETRELVRTKEYAVDDADLSRERVAAAARQHLLLGAFLQEVAGDL, encoded by the coding sequence ATGGCATTCGCCCCGGGCATCGACCGAGAGGACAAGGAGAGTAGTGTCACCGTCGAGATGTTGTACCGCGAACTGAGTAGCGGCGGTGGGTCCGGAGACATCGAGTCGCCGACGGACCTGCTCGGTGACGTCTCGGATGCACTCTTCCCCGGAGAGGCGGTCGAACTCGACGAGTCGGTCGTCAAGGGGAACCTCGACGCGGTGCTGCTGGCGCTGGTGGCGACGCAGGACCACAACACGCACGGCAAGGGCCTGATGGAGACGCTCGCGACGGCGTTCGGTGCGGAGTTCTCGCCGGGGACGGTCTACCCCAGCCTCCACGACCTGGAGGAGGACGGCTGTCTGGAGACCCGCGAACTCGTCCGCACGAAGGAGTACGCCGTCGACGACGCGGACCTGTCCCGCGAGCGCGTCGCCGCCGCGGCCCGCCAGCACCTCCTGCTCGGGGCGTTCCTGCAGGAGGTCGCCGGCGACCTGTAG